One part of the Falco peregrinus isolate bFalPer1 chromosome 14, bFalPer1.pri, whole genome shotgun sequence genome encodes these proteins:
- the LOC101911449 gene encoding dual specificity protein phosphatase 22-A-like: protein MDVGCWWVLGPAALPGGQVTDVPLLLPDSEDRESLLRNGVTHILSVHSSARPVLEDMTYLCISASDSSSQNLLQHFKECIKFIHECRLSGGGCLVHCLAGVSRSTTILVAYLMTVTELGWEGCLAATKAVRSYVSPNFGFQQQLQEYEVTLLQEYRAWIHHDYGRNPFKDQEELQHLLAGQEQGQKEQQLGSRDRSWLQSPAPTYPLPYHAGGTGRSRRMNR, encoded by the exons atggATGTGGGTTGCTGGTGGGTGCTTGgtccagcagctctcccaggagGGCAGGTGACTGATGTGCCGCTCCTGCTTCCAGACTCTGAGGACCGTGAAAGCCTCCTGAGGAACGGGGTGACGCACATCCTCTCTGTCCACAGCAGTGCCAGGCCAGTGCTGGAG GACATGACCTATCTCTGTATCTCGGCCTCAGATTCATCCAGTCAAAACCT GCTGCAGCATTTTAAGGAGTGCATCAAGTTCATCCATGAATGCCGGCTCAGTGGGGGAGGCTGCCTCGTCCACTG cctggctggggtcTCCCGCAGCACCACCATCCTGGTGGCTTACCTCATGACAGTGACTGAGCTCGGCTGGgagggctgcctggctgccaccAAGGCTGTACGGTCCTACGTCAGCCCCAACTTtggcttccagcagcagctgcaggagtaTGAGGTgaccctgctgcaggag TACCGTGCCTGGATCCACCACGACTATGGCAGGAACCCGTTCAAGGAccaggaagagctgcagcacttgttggctgggcaggagcaggggcagaaggagcagcagctggggagcagggatCGCTCCTGGCTCCAGTCTCCAGCTCCCACCTACCCGCTCCCCTACCATGCAGGTGGCACTGGCAGAAGCAGACGGATGAACAGATAA